In Armatimonadota bacterium, the following are encoded in one genomic region:
- a CDS encoding sialidase family protein: MRIEIPEPESVILVPSTPEHPHNGEADMIRLKNGDLLLAYGQWCGKNDMDAAEIRCITSSDGGKTWCNDSVLLPNEGNIATYSVSLLRMQNDEILISYGVKESLEDRNVYFRKSSDECKTWSPRVKLEVPPAWYSRYTGISNNRLIQLGSGRILAAAWSGWANDKTIIGFTAYSDDYGKTWRKSEDVDIRTIDPSSSYGADNPAVVELRDGRVMMFVSTEMGCLAKSYSKDQGRTWTRPVRVRELVAPKAPATIARIPATGDLLLVWNFDEQRRCPLNSAISKDDGKSWSHIRVIDDSSNSTYVSITHVDGKILLTYWSYDSTGTSLILKSFDHKWFYQKNK; the protein is encoded by the coding sequence ATGCGGATTGAGATTCCCGAACCTGAGTCGGTAATACTGGTTCCTTCCACACCCGAACACCCGCATAATGGTGAAGCGGATATGATTCGCCTGAAGAATGGCGATTTGCTGCTGGCATACGGGCAGTGGTGTGGGAAAAACGACATGGATGCCGCCGAGATAAGATGTATCACATCATCTGATGGCGGCAAAACCTGGTGCAACGATAGTGTGCTGCTGCCGAATGAAGGCAATATCGCAACGTACTCGGTTTCTCTACTTCGCATGCAAAACGACGAGATCCTGATATCTTATGGCGTAAAGGAATCTCTTGAAGACCGCAATGTTTACTTCCGAAAATCCTCAGATGAGTGCAAAACATGGAGTCCTCGGGTCAAATTGGAGGTTCCGCCAGCCTGGTATTCCAGATATACAGGAATCAGCAACAACAGGTTGATCCAACTCGGCAGCGGACGTATTTTGGCTGCCGCATGGTCCGGATGGGCAAATGACAAAACCATAATAGGTTTCACTGCCTACTCAGATGATTATGGTAAAACTTGGCGCAAGAGTGAGGATGTGGACATCCGAACAATTGATCCGTCAAGCAGCTATGGTGCGGACAACCCGGCAGTTGTGGAGCTTAGAGACGGCAGAGTGATGATGTTCGTCAGCACCGAAATGGGTTGTCTGGCAAAGAGCTATTCAAAAGACCAGGGCAGAACCTGGACACGCCCGGTTCGTGTACGGGAGCTTGTAGCGCCGAAAGCGCCGGCCACGATTGCTCGAATTCCCGCCACCGGCGATCTACTTTTGGTCTGGAACTTCGATGAACAAAGACGCTGTCCGCTGAACTCGGCTATTTCTAAAGACGATGGAAAGAGCTGGAGCCACATTAGAGTGATAGATGACAGCAGTAACTCCACCTATGTCAGCATTACGCATGTTGACGGCAAGATTCTGTTGACATACTGGTCATATGATTCCACCGGCACCAGCCTGATCCTCAAGTCCTTCGATCACAAATGGTTCTACCAAAAGAACAAATAA